GGGTTCGACGCCGAAATTCTGGTATCCGGCGACCAGACGTTTTCCAGCTCGAATACATAGTCGAGCTTCTTCTCTGCCAACACGACGCGCACCTTGCGCACATAGGGACTGGTGACAGAACCGATGAGTTTCATAAATGCTCAGATTAGGGGAGTGGCTGACAGTATAGCATCGGGTCACGGCTGCAATCGCGGCCCGGTTCGCGGCCCGGGAAAGCATGCAACGCTGTCCAAATGTGGCTTGACAAACCAGGGACGGGCAGGCTCCAGGTGGTAAAATCGCGCTTTTGCACCCATCCCCGCCTGCCATGACCTCTACTGCATCCTCTCCTACCCTGTCGGCCCTGTCCCCGCTGGACGGCCGCTATGCTGCCAAGACCGACAAGCTGCGCCCGATCCTGTCGGAAGCCGGTTTCATGCACCACCGCGTGAAGGTGGAGATCGCCTGGCTGCAGGCGCTGTCGCAGGCAGGCTTCGCCGAGCTGAAGCCATTCTCGGCCGGCGCCGGCGCCCTGCTCGACAAGCTGGCCGCCGAGTTCTCCGAGCTTGATGCCGCCCGCATCAAGGAAATCGAAGCCGTCACCAACCACGACGTCAAGGCCGTCGAATACTGGCTGAAGGAGAAGGTCAAGGACGTGCCGGAACTGGTCGCGGCCAGCGAGTTCATCCACTTCGCCTGCACCTCGGAAGACATCAACAACACCTCGCACGGCATGATGCTGAAAGCGGCGCGCGACGGCGTGATGCTGCCGGCCCTGAACGCCATCATCGCGAAGCTGACCGAAATCGCGCACGTCAACGCCGAGCTGCCGATGCTGTCGCGCACCCACGGCCAGACCGCCAGCCCGACCACCCTCGGCAAGGAATTCGCCAACGTGGTCGCGCGCCTGCAGCGCGCCGTCAAGCGCATCGAAGGCGTCGAGATCCTCGGCAAGATGAACGGCGCGGTCGGCAACTACAATGCCCACCTGTCGGCCTATCCGGGCTTCGACTGGCAGGCGTTCTCGAAGAACGTGATCGAGCAGCGCCTCGGCCTGAGCTTCAACCCCTACACCATCCAGATCGAGCCGCACGACTACATGGCCGAGCTGTTCGATGCGATTTCGCGTACCAACACCATCCTGCTGGACCTGAACCGCGACATCTGGACCTATGTCTCCCTCGGCTACTTCAAGCAGAAGCTGAAGGCCGGCGAGATCGGCTCCTCGACCATGCCGCACAAGGTCAACCCGATCGACTTCGAGAACTCGGAAGGCAACCTGGGCCTGGCCAACGCCATGCTGCGCCACATGGCGGACAAGCTGCCGGTCTCGCGCATGCAGCGCGACCTGACCGACTCCACGGTCCTGCGCAATATCGGCGTCGGCTTCGGCTACGCCCTGCTGGCCTACGACAGCTGCCTGCGCGGCCTGAACAAGCTGGAAGTGAACCCGCTGCGCCTGGAGCAGGACCTGGACGCGAACTGGGAAGTGCTGGCCGAGCCGGTGCAGACCGTGATGCGCCGCTTCGGCATCGAGAACCCGTACGAGCAGCTGAAGGAACTCACCCGCGGCAAGGGCATCACCCGCGACGCGCTGCAGGAGTTCATCGGCAAGCTGGCGATCCCGCAGGACGCGAAAGACCTGCTGCTGGCGATGACGCCGGCGAACTACACGGGCCTGGCGGCCCAGCTGGCGAAGGCGATCTGAGTCGCAAACCTACGAACGTCGCCCCCGCGCAGGCGGGGGCCCTGAATTACCTCTGCCACACCAGCTTCAGCCCGAGCGTCCTCCCGACCTCGCTGCTGAACTGCTCCACGCCATACTCCCGGTGGCCGCCGTTCAGGTTGGTCCCGATCACCGACAATTCCATGCCCGGCGTAAAACGCCAGCCGAAACGCAGGTCGAGCGCCGAGTAGCCTGGCACCGCCGGGCGTCCGGTAGCGCCGACGCGGCGCACCGCCACTTCCAGTTCGCGCGTGCTGTCGAAGGCGTAGTTGGAGCGCAGCTGGGCGGTGTA
This window of the Massilia sp. WG5 genome carries:
- the purB gene encoding adenylosuccinate lyase, giving the protein MTSTASSPTLSALSPLDGRYAAKTDKLRPILSEAGFMHHRVKVEIAWLQALSQAGFAELKPFSAGAGALLDKLAAEFSELDAARIKEIEAVTNHDVKAVEYWLKEKVKDVPELVAASEFIHFACTSEDINNTSHGMMLKAARDGVMLPALNAIIAKLTEIAHVNAELPMLSRTHGQTASPTTLGKEFANVVARLQRAVKRIEGVEILGKMNGAVGNYNAHLSAYPGFDWQAFSKNVIEQRLGLSFNPYTIQIEPHDYMAELFDAISRTNTILLDLNRDIWTYVSLGYFKQKLKAGEIGSSTMPHKVNPIDFENSEGNLGLANAMLRHMADKLPVSRMQRDLTDSTVLRNIGVGFGYALLAYDSCLRGLNKLEVNPLRLEQDLDANWEVLAEPVQTVMRRFGIENPYEQLKELTRGKGITRDALQEFIGKLAIPQDAKDLLLAMTPANYTGLAAQLAKAI